In Mobula hypostoma chromosome 11, sMobHyp1.1, whole genome shotgun sequence, the following are encoded in one genomic region:
- the tssc4 gene encoding U5 small nuclear ribonucleoprotein TSSC4, translating to MADEETNLVSTDLLPLTDPNHETRLFNDVISIGETDSENNPQSLNSMSHVDESDPGVWELDDSLVEPQCDYVPDHSLTTGNSPPLQLFQLRGTSSGFTSRSHRIFSGLENAVKFDASQSKDKKIIEGEFKCPPYQASQGKMTEGSPSERMIVTVPARAKQSTVLCKKPHSVPDFLLHPERWTKYSLEDVPEMSNKKNTAVAFEFMGVLKKRKKEKNTDMQQDLIEDLTDFNESSSSCFNQKSDSGVGKILFRKPSKPKVTEWDSPGKKVDVIKKREKRGELSSVELALSDCSEVQDAEAWWHDKDAAELSKDRKQMTTEEKEQKSVIFHNVRKRNRKNIRMKLNKDSEDD from the coding sequence ATGGCAGATGAGGAGACCAATTTGGTTTCCACAGATCTCCTGCCTCTAACAGACCCGAACCATGAAACCAGATTATTCAATGATGTAATATCCATCGGTGAAACTGATTCAGAAAATAACCCACAGTCACTTAATTCTATGTCACATGTTGATGAATCTGATCCAGGTGTCTGGGAGCTGGATGACTCACTTGTTGAACCGCAATGTGATTACGTGCCAGATCATTCTCTGACCACTGGAAATAGTCCACCATTGCAGCTGTTTCAGTTACGGGGAACTAGTTCTGGGTTCACTTCACGCAGTCACAGAATATTCAGTGGCTTGGAGAATGCAGTAAAATTTGATGCTTCTCAGTCCAAGGACAAGAAGATCATTGAAGGAGAATTCAAATGTCCACCATATCAAGCTTCTCAGGGAAAGATGACAGAAGGTTCTCCTTCAGAGAGAATGATAGTCACGGTACCAGCCAGAGCAAAGCAGAGTACTGTCTTGTGTAAAAAGCCACACTCTGTCCCAGACTTTCTTCTGCATCCAGAACGCTGGACAAAATACAGCTTGGAAGATGTTCCAGAAATGAGCAATAAGAAAAATACAGCAGTGGCGTTTGAGTTCATGGGTGTTCTGAAAAaacgaaaaaaagaaaaaaatacagacaTGCAGCAAGACCTAATTGAAGACCTAACAGACTTCAATGAAAGCTCCAGTTCCTGTTTCAATCAAAAATCTGACAGTGGTGTTGGtaaaatccttttcagaaagccATCAAAACCAAAGGTAACAGAATGGGATAGTCCTGGCAAAAAGGTTGATGTGATCaagaagagagaaaagagaggtGAACTCAGTTCAGTAGAACTGGCACTTTCAGATTGCAGTGAAGTCCAGGATGCAGAAGCTTGGTGGCACGATAAAGATGCAGCGGAGCTGTCAAAGGACAGGAAACAGATGACAACAGAAGAGAAGGAGCAAAAATCAGTCATATTTCACAATGTAAGAAAGAGAAATCGGAAGAATATTCGAATGAAATTGAATAAAGACAGCGAGGATGACTAA